In Anthonomus grandis grandis chromosome 5, icAntGran1.3, whole genome shotgun sequence, the following are encoded in one genomic region:
- the LOC126736609 gene encoding splicing factor 3B subunit 5 has product MGDRYNIHSQLEHLQSKYIGTGHADTTKFEWLVNQHRDSYSSYLGHPDLLSYFAIAENEAKARVRFNLMEKMLQPCGPPPDKPED; this is encoded by the coding sequence ATGGGCGACCGCTACAACATTCATAGTCAGCTAGAACACTTGCAATCAAAATATATTGGCACAGGTCATGCAGACACAACAAAATTCGAATGGCTTGTCAACCAGCATAGAGACAGCTACTCCAGTTACTTGGGCCATCCAGACCTTCTTAGTTACTTTGCCATAGCTGAAAATGAAGCTAAAGCCAGAGTAAGATTTAATCTGATGGAGAAAATGTTGCAGCCATGTGGACCACCACCTGATAAACCCGAGGATTAA
- the LOC126736585 gene encoding GPI ethanolamine phosphate transferase 2-like, whose translation MFLYALLLLLTVVLYLQGFFPMSNPITAFNNDPPTHIGNISINTTAVYSPLVQKTVLIVIDALRYDFVTPDLMPHTMGLVTSQGCLNKVIAESPTVTLPRIKALTTGCVPQYIDVIQNLASSEALKDSWLHSAKKKGLKIVFYGDNTWEKLFPRFFDRSEGTTSFFVRDFTEVDNNVTRNVNIELEKNDWDIMILHYLGLDHIGHVLGPFSSRIKPKLQEMDLVIDQIYQKTKNVNSIIMITGDHGMRDSGGHGGSSHPEITVPFVSIGRHCKSSIFKQTDIPSNLAALLGINIPTTSTGTIQKDLLHYQNTAKEFYILRYNTEILLRKCQICQTQFDEATSLHEEYLKEGNITKGKQCMRIYQECSKKITGHLYENSSRQDMSALLIAIFVLCNLVLIILFNLIPDAKIRFVELFLCLVIIFSKIILEFSHIITAASLIILILILFHKFKLLHQLTLLLQTTDRISLFLLIIHIMHPVTFMSTSYIEEEHFIWIFYSVTLILMLFFDTLKTSRLIATKGIFVLLALRFSMTLNSTVENSVQDKSSLGNILVKEENYLYHQLFFAFNLILVFLFMNFGQECVSYYHPSHILSGIILAFIFLLKSLTFHSTILGKLIWMFILTKKLIFTKQTPWTQLFILAGALLFRSHNIILIPIAICTGYFINMSQTWQTQFSKILAFNTIANSLYFLQGHRNSLATVDISAGYTGLSEYNPVLVTSQVILHTYLFHILFHLAVLSGCEDSKKRKQFWTILILLRCYVIFLTCVVMLIFKDHLFIWSVFAPKFFIESVHTGFLFVEICIYYFCKIVSYCMKT comes from the exons ATGTTCCTGTACGCCcttcttttacttttaacaGTCGTTTTATATCTTCAGGGCTTTTTCCCTATGTCAAACCCCATCACAGCATTTAATAACGATCCTCCGACCCATATAGGTAACATTTCGATTAATACCACAGCTGTGTACAGCCCTTTAGTacaaaaaactgtattaataGTCATTGATGCACTCAGATATGACTTTGTTACACCTGATTTAATGCCACACACTATGGGCCTTGTAACTTCACAGGGCTGTCTGAATAAAGTTATTGCTGAAAGTCCGACAGTAACCCTACCAAGAATCAAAGCCCTTACAACAGGATGCGTACCCCAGTATATTGATGTTATCCAAAACCTTGCTTCATCTGAGGCTTTAAAAGATTCCTGGTTGcattcagcaaaaaaaaaaggacTGAAGATTGTGTTTTATGGGGACAACACTTGGGAAAAGTTGTTTCCCAGATTTTTTGATAGGTCTGAGGGAACTACCTCATTTTTTGTAAGAGATTTTACTGAAGTTGACAATAATGTAACAAGGAATGTTAATATTGAGCTAGAGAAAAATGACTGGGATATTATGATTTTACACTATTTAG GCTTAGATCACATAGGGCATGTCTTGGGGCCTTTTTCCTCAAGAATAAAACCAAAGCTTCAAGAAATGGATCTGGTGATTGATCAGATCtaccaaaaaaccaaaaatgtgaACTCTATAATTATGATTACTGGTGATCATGGAATGCGGGACAGTGGAG GACATGGTGGCAGTTCACATCCAGAAATTACTGTACCATTTGTGTCCATAGGCAGGCATTGTAAAAGTTCAATATTCAAACAAACGGATATTCCTTCTAATTTGGCAGCGTTACTGGGCATTAATATTCCAACCACTAGCACAGGTACAATCCAAAAGGATCTTCTTCATTACCAAAACACCGCCAAGGAGTTCTATATATTGCGATACAATACTGAAATACTTCTAAGAAAATGTCAAATATGTCAAACACAATTTGATGAAGCTACATCCTTGCAtgaagaatatttaaaagaagGAAATATCACAAAAGGCAAGCAATGTATGAGGATATATCaagaatgttcaaaaaaaattacaggacATCTGTATGAAAATTCTAGTAGACAAGATATGTCAGCTCTTTTAAttgcaatttttgttttatgtaacCTGGTCTTAATTATACTGTTTAATCTAATACCTGATGCCAAGATAAGATTTGTGGAACTGTTTTTGTgtcttgtaataattttttctaaaattatattagaattcAGTCACATCATTACTGCTGCTTCTTTAATAATCTTAATTCTGATTctttttcacaaatttaaattattacaccAGCTTACGCTTTTGCTTCAAACTACTGACAGGATTAGtctatttttattgataatccATATTATGCATCCCGTAACTTTTATGTCTACAAGCTACATTGAAGAGGAACACTTCATCTGGATATTTTACAGTGTCACtttgattttaatgttattttttgatactttAAAGACATCTAGATTAATTGCTACTAAAGGCATTTTTGTTTTACTAGCATTAAGGTTTTCAATGACTTTAAATTCCACTGTGGAAAATTCTGTTCAGGATAAAAGCAGTTTGGGAAATATTCTGGTCAAAGAAGAAAACTATCTGTaccatcaacttttttttgcttttaacttaattttggtgtttttatttatgaattttggTCAAGAGTGTGTATCTTATTATCATCCATCACACATTTTAAGTGGTATAATTTTAGCCTTTATTTTTCTGCTTAAGTCATTAACATTCCATAGCACCATTCTAGGGAAACTTATATGGatgtttattttaacaaaaaaactaattttcacTAAACAGACTCCTTGGACGCAGTTGTTTATACTAGCTGGAGCTTTACTCTTCAGAtcacataatattattttgattccGATTGCAATATGCACtggttattttataaatatgtctcaaacatggcaaacacaattttccaaaatattagcTTTTAATACCATAGCAAACTCCCTATATTTTCTACAAGGGCATCGCAATTCGTTAGCTACAGTAGACATTTCAGCAGGATATACAGGTTTAAGTGAATATAATCCTGTTCTGGTTACCTCACAAGTGATCTTACAcacttatttatttcatatactTTTTCATTTGGCTGTACTCTCAGGCTGTGAAGACAGtaagaaaagaaaacaattttggaCAATTCTGATACTACTTAGATGTTATGTTATATTTCTTACTTGTGTAGTGATGTTAATTTTCAAAGACCATTTATTCATCTGGTCAGTTTTTGCCCCTaagttttttatagaaagtGTACACACAggttttttgtttgttgaaatatgtatttattactTTTGCAAAATTGTAAGTTATTGTATgaagacttaa